The DNA window CATCATTGGTCAGACAAACATCTCGACCGATGTAACTCGATCTACACGTGTTTCCTCGCAGGCGCTAACATCTTGAGGGACTCCTCTGGAAATGTGAAGCTGGGAGATTTTGGGGCTAGCAAGCGCATTCAGACCATCTGCATGTCTGGGACGGGAATCAAATCGGTCACCGGCACCCCCTACTGGATGAGCCCGGAGGTCATTAACGGAGAAGGCTATGGACGCAAAGCAGATATCTGGTGAGATCGGTTGCATTTGAtgtattttagtatcattgagatactatttcGTTGAGTTTCAGTTAACTAGAATAACCCTCTCTCTCCTCAGGAGTGTTGCCTGCACGGTCGTAGAGATGCTGACCCAGAAGCCCCCGTGGGCTGAATATGAAGCAATGGCAGCCATTTTCAAGATCGCAACCCAGCCGACTAAGCCAAACCTGCCCGAGAGTGTGTCCGACGCATGCAGGGACTTCCTGCGGCAGATCTTTGTGGAAGAGAAATGGCGGCCCACTGCCGAGGGGCTTCTCAGCCACCCTTTTGTCCAGGGCAGCTTCTGATCCTACAGATCCCGGACGTCTCTGGGATCCCTAGGGAAAACCACACACCTGCCCGCGGACGATCACCACTCTGCCTTCCAGGGTCCGGAGAAACCCACCAACCAGCCAACTGAGAACAATCGTGACCACAACGAGGGGGTGTGTAGCTCCCTAACACAGCTCGACAAATATCATGGACGCTGATAGCGCTTCCCATATTGTTAATCAGAGTCAGAGCCCTGTCCCAAATGATGCACTTGACTTCAGAACTACAGAATTTGATGAGCTAAATAGaacctttttatattttcaagGCTCTCAGAAGCAGTTATTGTCATAGGTAAACTTTTAAACTGCattcccatttaaaaaaaaatgactttccaATAGAGGAACAATAAAATGGAAAGATTAATTATagcagtcagaagagagaatGATTTCAAATGTCAGCAGTGTTAATTATCATTTAGTAATTTACCGTCAAGCTAATATAACAAATTATAGCACTGTAaatgtatattacatattttcaaactATGTGTatgaatattacataaaatagtattaattaatattatattaatatgtaaaaatCACAGGACAAAAATGAGCTCACATtaatcacaaatattttttttacagtgtgtattcatacatatatatatatatataatttttttttatttatttatttttttttttttacaccacatgacattttcattgcatttttaaatagttttttttaaaccataacaTTCGTTATTAAAAACATCCAcacatcttattttatttttttctttagaatgGACTCTCCTATTTGTCATTGCCATTTGGGACAGAGCCTTTGTCTAGGGATTGATACAACGCAGTTAGCACAGAATGGCCCAAACAATGCTGATTACAATAGCTTAGTTTACATGCATTACTGCCGGTCGGCTTTATCTGATCCCCTGATGCACTTGAAACCAGCACAAGCGCTCTGATGCGATACAACAGGGGTTGCTGGACACATCACATACGCTCTGTGTTTGACACAAATGTATTAGAGTATCATTTTAAGGTGGTCTTTTGTTTAACAGAATTCATTTGGGCATAAAAGAGAGTTGATTTTGATTATGGCTCATGTATCTCTCTACCCCTTGGTCCAATCCTGAGTGTCATTGAAAGTAGATAGAAAAGACCTCATGGAGCAATTATAATGATACATGTACTGTACAATACTCATTCGAGTAATTTTTTGTTAAGATTACGTTGTTTGATGGTTAGAATCTAACCAAATAAGAAAGACACAGAGTAAGACATATGCAACCACCAAAGTGGTATGAGACAgagaaatgtgtcatttttttcatGTCTTTTGAGCTAATGAAGACTGTATAAACacgtctttttttatattatgtaacGTTTTAGTTAAAGCACTCTTTACCCAGAGATAATCACTGTAAATACATTCCCATTGCACTCTTGGACTCATGCATAGAGCACATAGGATGATCAGCCGagatatttttctacatttttataaattcacgtTTGGAATGACAGTACCCAActcttttgtattattataaaacttACCCTAAAGTGTCAAAGCAATATTCCAGAGAGGACTACTGCGGCTGGTGTGTTAGCATTCTCGTACTGTTCACTCAGTCGAATACAACCAAAGAGTGAGATGATTGAATTATGAATTTGGTCACTTCAGAACTGTTCggtgttgtgtttttgttaccTATATGGTgagtttctttgttttgttgacTCAAACTATTCTTTGCTTATATACAGACGTTTTCCTTAtcataatgaaataaacacagtgtaaaaaaaaaaagttaaagcaatagttcaccccacaaaaattaaaatttgctgaatttactcaccctcaggctatctGAATTTGATTCTTCAtatgaaatgtagcattacatcacttgctcataatggatcctctgcagtgaatgggtgccgtcagaatgagagttcaaacagctgataaaaatgtcACAGAAGTAATTCACATGATTACAGTGCAGAGAAAAGCTGCTgtgtttaatatttgttataaacaaatccatagttaatacattttggaccctcattctgacggcacccattcactgatgtaatgctaaatttctccagatctgttctgatgaggaaacaaaataatttacatcTTGGTTGAATTGGATGACATTTTTAGattaactatttctttaaacATACATTGTCTGGTGACTTTTTTTTAATCGTGTCCAAATGTAAATGCTAAACTTTAAACACTTGATTTTATGATTGCTGTTTTTTGTTCTGAATTAAAAAATACACCAGCAGCAATTCATGATGCAATTAGTGCCTTCTCTGATGCCCTTATTCTGAGAGGtcagtcattttaaaaacatttagccGTGGAATGTGTTTTCTGATGTCCTTCAGATGGTTTCAGTATCTCGCTTTGATGCTGTTAAGGACTGAATATCTTTTACTGAAGAGGATTGTATTGTAAATACATACTGTACCGAGCTGTCATAATGTTTCACTATATACAAAGTACCTTAGTCACAGTATATTATTACAGTTCTGATTGTGGAAAGGTCTGTGTTTGAGATGATCTCAGCTGAGGGTGAACAGACCACGCTGGTTTTTGAGTGGCTATGAATGAAGAATTCTGTGCTGCCTTGATGAAAAAGCCTGGAGACATTTATCAGTGATTTTGTAcatttgaataaatacatttattgtctAAAACCAGCCTCTGTGCTTATTCTGTGCGATTTGGttttaaacaaaattgtaatGTTATGAACTTTTCAGTAGCAAATGCATAATGATATAATAACTTATCAAATGTATATACAGATTTTCATCTTTTGcatcatttttaaatgcaaaattaaactTTCAGTGGTCAATGACTCATTAATGCACTTTAAATAACTAATATGAACTTAATGAATTTCATACATATAGGTTATCTTATTCcattagatacaaaatatcaaacaGTGTTGCATCTGCTAAAAAAATGATGCTggggattttttttattcttcaaatcaagaataatttttttacCAAACCTGACAGCCATGtctgaacaatatatatatatattgttttagctTGAACCTTAACagctttattttactttttcatattaaataatcgttattaatttgttataaattatatatttgttatacagTGGAAAACGTCCCTGGTCATTTTTTACTGTAGCTTAGTCTAAATACGTTTAACGCTAAGTCATTGTTTTAAGAGTTCATTGACAGAGCGAGTTTAGTAATATGGGCACGTGCGCTTTCATACTGCATGTTTGGTAACctgtgttgccaagtccgcggtcttgggctactttaacactctAGTTTCCGCGGGATGTTTTTTCATGACAGCGGTTAAAGCAAACCCAATAAAGTGATGTTTAGTCCCTGGACTTTTCAGGGGAACCCCACCGGAATGCAATTTTGGGTAACCCCGGGGAAACGCGTTTGGTTTAGTTTTGCGTAGCAATTGGGCGGGTTTTCCTATgaaaatctggcaaccctgaCCTAAAGATGCCCTGAGATACTTTCAGTCACAgctgttctgtctgtctgtatgctcAACATATACACGACCTCATTAGACGTCTTAAAATACCTATTTCCAGGATGTCCGCTTCTCGTACGGTCATTTGTCTGCTGAGGAACGACCCGCGTCTGCATGATAACGAGGTAAGGGGCGTGGCCACATCGCGCTTATATGGAGGACTAAACTTGCAAATAGATATACCCCCGGTTTCAAAGACGAGGCTTAAACTTAGTCCCAGCCTAAAATGTAAGttgaaagaaacttgcactggTTTATCTTAAAAAATATCAATGCCTTTTATTTGTCTCAAGAGGGACACTAGTATTTTTTTTAGGtctcatttctaaaaaaaattgtcctgtgaactatggcctaatcctggtttaGTCTAAACCATGTCTTTGAAAACAGGCCATACTgtttatatttcttaatatatatttatatagtatatacCTCGCTTTCTCTCTGGCAATAACATTTAAaactaagtaaaaaataataaattattacaacTGCAAATTAATTAAGGGGAGAGctttaatacaaaaatgaaaattgcatttcttaaatattaaattatatctaatatttgaattatatttaaatgtaatttattgcatgATAGTGTTTACATGCAATATATGTATGCAGGTATTTGACACCTAGCAAACCTTTAATCTGTTCAATTAGTAAACAAATGTTAATTCTATGAACTGCAGTGCTTGCTTTGACAAGTTGAGCTTTGTTGGACCTATTAGAAAAACATGACAAACCGGTTTTGTTTTACCTCATTCATTCAGGTGTTTCATTGGGCTTGAAGGAGTGCCAATCACATAATTCCCCTCTACTGCTTCGACCCACGAAATTTCCAGGGCGCCTAACACTTTAACTTCCCTAAGACTGGTCCGTTACCTCCTGGACAGTGTGAAAGACCTGAGGGCCACACTGAAGAAACAGGGCAGGTGGGAATTTCATTACACACAGAATGTACTTTCTTTCCACATACTGATGTTCtacaattaatatgtatttaaatgccTTTGTGCAGCACACTGTTGGTGAGACAAGGGAAGCCGGAGGATGTTGTCAGTGATTTGATTCAGCAGCTGGGTTCAATCACATCTGTGGCTTTTCATGAGGAGGTGTGTTTCAGAGCCATTAACAGCCATCTCTATGGCCACATATAGTGCTGAAAGTTGAGAATGTAAAGTGCAGTCTGACACTTTCTGTCTATTTCCTGCAGGTGGCGTCAGAGGAAAAGTCTGTGGAGAAGAAGCTAAAGGACCTCTGCTGCCAAAACAGTCCAAGTTCAGACTTTTCTGGGGATCAACACTTTACCACAGAGACGATCTGCCATTCAGTCACATTAGAGGGTAGGacaatattttactattatttatatattaatattttaaaatagttttgatcATTTTGTTTGATAcgtttattagtttttgtttcttttttatatttattttattttgctctcatttattttaagttaaacattttgtttagagtttttaatttgaaatttttccattttaaatttataatttattttattttagaattatgtCAGTTACTTAAAAGTGTCACTGAACAATAAGGACACTAGTATTAGTTAAGTCTAACCTTAGTTAATCCCTTCATGGGATTTGGATAGTTAAAATTGCGAGAGTGTTATGGAACTGTTATGGTCAGTGCCTTCCCCTCCTACATAGTAATCAAAATAGTTCAGTTCTGCATTTTTAATAGTACAtcttaatataaatacaaaatcttCCCTATACTATACTTCAATAATTTTATCAAACAGGTGTATGAAAACCATTATCTGAAAATGCAAAATACCACATAacttaagtagttttttttatagaatttattcatagattattcttttttaatgtattttttcattgctTTTGTGCTTAAAACTAGacagttttctttgttttgttttttaattacaatGAACTGTAGTGCTGctgacatataataataaaaaaaacgatTACTTTAGCCTATCTACAACTCATTCAACTTTCCTATGGAAAATTCACAGAAAAGTACTGGAAGCTGTTTTGCAGGTCCACTGCTGCTGTAACTTCCTGTTTTTAGGATCTGATTAGTAATTGCAGTTTCAGTTTCAAATCAATGTGGGATCAGCACATTACTTGTGTGACTGAATTTCCTGTTTATGCTACTAATTTCTGCTGCTTTTATTAGGCTACCTGATATTTACACCCAGTTTAGAAAAGTAGTTGAGGGACAGGGTAGAGTGCGACCTGTCCTTTCCAACCCGGAGCAGGTTAAATCTCTTCCCCTTGGACTTGAGGAGGTCCCCATCCTGACATTTGAAGGCCTGGGACAGACAGGTACCATGATGTACATACAGTATCTCAAGATACAAAACATGACACAGTCAGTAAGATGGTGAAAAGCTCCAGGCTAAATCAGTTCCTCATATTTCCTCTTTCTTAATATAGCAATATTACATGAATTGCGCTGAGATTTCCTCTCACATGACTGTACAGTCCTCAGAGGAAAATTTAGAAGACAAACAGAATTCACTTTATGGTAAGCAGTAAGGAATATTCATGATCTGTTTCCTGTCTGTGGTTTCAGAGCCGGTGGAGGACTGCCGCTCGGCCGCGGTGGAGAGACTGAGGCTCTTGCTAGGCTGAAACATTACTTTTGGGAAACCGTGAGGCCTCTTCTTACAGTTTTCTAAAAAtgacttaaagaaatagttcactttAAAATTCTGATTTGTTTACTCaaagtttactcaccctcaggacatccaagatgtagatgagtttgtttcttcatccaaAGAGATTTGGAAAGattcagcattacatcatttgcacaccaataaatcctctgcagtgaatgggtgccgtcaaaatgagagtccaaataactgatgaaagcatcacaataatccactcgactccagttcatcagttaacatcttgttaCAAATGTTACTGTTGCtatgaatttaatgcatcctttctgaataaaagttatAATTTCTTGCAAATTAAAAAAACGCACTGACCCAAACTGTAGTGTATGTGGTGGGCAAAACATGTACATTTATTGATTACTTATTTTCTTTGCCCATTTGAGTGTTTATAATGCAGTTAAACAGATTTAAGTGCTCAATTAAATAtcagcaaattaatttttttaatgatcgtTTCTTTCCTCATTTATCTGCAAGGTCTGCAAGACAAGCATGTGTCCTGATATGAGATTGTTCAGCGCATGGAAGGGTAACGTGACTCTTTGAATTTGCTAGTATTTTTTTAACCAGTTCTTAATTTTGTACTTGATTTTATCACTCAACCACATTTCAGTAGATTTTCTCTGAATTAAAAGTGAAAGTTCAGAGGGGAGAACTGGGGAGCCGTTTGTAGATGCAAACACGAGAGAGCTTGCACTGAAAGGATTCATGTCCAACAGAGGTTGCAATAAGTGGCCAGCTTTTTAACCAAAGACTTGGGCTTAGACTAGAGACTGGGTGCTGAGTGGTTTGGGTATTTGCTGGTAGGAAACATTTGCTATGTGTGATGGAGTGGGTTGATGCTCTCTGCTTTTTGACGCTCTATTGTCTTTCATTGGTGTCAGGTGGACCATGACTTCTGCAGCAACTGTGGAAATTGGCTCTACAGTGCTGGAATAGGAAATGACCCACGAGAAAACAGGAAGTTTAATATGATCAAACAAGGACTGGACTATGACAATAACGTAAGTTGTAGTTTTTACAGGTCTTTTACGGTAATGCCacataaaaccaaaaaacacCTGCATTCTTATTGATAGAACATAAAAATAAGAGAGTAGTTGTCTAGGTTTCACACTTATTAATCCAGTGAAGATTTCTCagagtggatatatatatataaaaaaaaaaaagattatatatataaagaaaaaaattaaatgcatatataattaattaaaatgaccattaataataaattaaaagctgCTTTTAATACCTAAACCTATGGGAATTATATTCTTAATATGTTTTTCACTTTACTCACACAAAGTGAAAGTGGAACAGGAAGTTACACATACTTCTAATGCGTCTGAGAGATTGCTGCAGGATGATGAGGCATATTTTGACCCTACACTGACACTTGTGATGTATCTGTGAAGGGGTACTATGTGCGACAGTGGGTTCCAGAGCTTCAAGGAATTAAAGGTGAGGATGTTCACACCCCCTGAACCCTCAGCAACTCACGAGCCCAGGTTTCACTCAACGAAACATACCCTTCCCCTGTCATCACAGCACCCGAGTGGAGTCAccatatcaacaacaaatcaGTACGATTAGTAGCAACTTAACATCACTGAATATTAGGGACAAAGATAAGcttgtttttaaagaaagtacACAATGTCATTTCTTATCTTTTCAGTCTGGTTCACCAGCAAAAGGAAGGAAGGGCTCATCGTACACAACAAGACAGCACAAAGACAGAGGCACTGACTTCTACTTCTCCAAATATAAGAATTTGTAGTGGAAAAGTGCTTTTTCTGCTGCTGGACATCACAAATAGACACAAGGCATCTGTTTAGGCCACCGGCTACGCAGTGGAATGAGGAAGCAAGGGGAAATGGAAAATAGTGCGGCTTTGTGTTGCCCTTTCTGAAACTGTTTTCACACTCAGGAACCGCTGCTCACATTCTGAAGACATTTTTTTGAActgtttgcatatatatatatatatatatatatatatatatatatatatatatctggtctTAATAAATCCCTATGTCCTGGTGTAGTCAAGTATTATGAAAAAATTTGGTTTCGAGTTGTTtttaaggttatatatatatatatatatatatatatatatatatatatatatatatatatatatatatgtgtgtgtgtgtgtgtgtgtgtgtgtgtgtgtgtgtgttagttttcTCTCATCACGTGAAACTGTGATGATATAATgaaaattataagaaaaaaagaaaagctttaaTAGTGCGCACATGAGGaatattttcttcatttattcaGAAAAAGGAAGTGAGAAGTGCCAACTGTTTCAGTTTCCTTTTAAAAAGTGAGGGAAACGCTGTAAAAGcaattttttccccctcaaactTTAAAGCATATTTATGAGACATGAATATCAAGGACTTTTCTTTGGGGTTACtccatttgatcattttttttttttaaggcaaaatACACGTTTCTTGTCAATAAAATTGCTTCCTGTATGTTGGTCAGACTACTGACTTTTGGTGGACAAGGtgttaatattttatacaaaattgcTTCACTATAAATTAAACTAAACGCTGACAGTGCAATAAACATAATTAGACAAATGTTGTATAATATTCTACACACTGAACCGAGACGCTTCTGCAGAAAAGAGACAAAAGTCAACTTAATCCTAGAATGATCGCAGCGGAAATTGTCCATATTTGGTGTTGCTCGCTGTGCCTTTGGAAGCAGATCTGAGATCAGTGTTTGACTAATTTCTCCAGGATGCACATGGTCCTGACACCGGTCCTGAAACAGTCGATCTCATAGACATGTACACGGTCGAGCTTGCCTTTTTACATGAATCAACGCGCGCTCATGACTCCATTGGCTGTACATGTATTTCGTCATTTACTCGCGTTTTTTTGCGAATATTTCCTCAGTCTTCATGTAGTCGTTTATTGTACTGTACTGCATATCATACTACAGtgcgtgttttgtttttttaatttattttgatttccccTCAGTTTATCGCCAGCGTCGGAAAATGACAccttaaaatatttaacttttatatcACTTTATCATCTCGAGTTGAACGCGGACATTAACAACTTTAATTTTCATAAATCAGAATTTGCCGTAAATATGGCATCAAAATCTAGTATAGACCATGAACTGATTCCAATGTCAGCTTTAAACTGCAGTTTTCGAAAGAAACTGGGGCTCTATTTGAATCCGACAAACGCGGTGGCAGCAGACTGGAGGACAGTCGCCGAAATGATGGACTTCACCTACCTGGAGATCAAAAACTTCGAGAAAACAGAGTATCCCTTTGAAAAGGTCTTAACGGAGTGGGAAACTCGTCCAGAGGCAACAGTAGCGAATTTGCTGTCGATTTTAGAAAAAGCTGAAAGGAAAGATGTTATATCTGACCTCAGAGAAATTATAGGTATGTCAACaagattttatttacattacatcttTTATATTATACTATGTGTGATGAATGAATACTTAAAACATATTTAGTgttattaatgatttattaactgtgtatatgctttaaaaatacaattcatttaaatgctttatagaGTCACATTATTATCAGTAGTATtgaaaaatatcagtttacaaaaggaaaggaaaataacAGAACAGATAATAGAAATAACAGAACAtaatttaactattttatttaacagagcCACCAACAAGTCGAAAATTTAGTATGCAGTTTCACATTTTATTGCAATGACGAAATGTAAACACAAATGAAATGGCTCCCACTATTTTGGACTACAGAGAAGATCTCCAACTAATTGCTGTTGTATGTTGATGGTGTTTGTGCACAGATGATGACTGCAGGAAGTATTTGGAAAGACAACAGAGGAAGCCTGTCCAGGTTCCAGTGGTGGACAGCTGTGGGCCGCGCACACGGGAGCGAGAAGGCATCACGCTGTATGATGACCCACAAGGTGAGTTGTCCCTGTTCTGTCTGAATGCACTGCGGAGTTAGTTGTGTAGCAGGTGACCAAACTAATCATTGTCTACACTGGACAGGACTCACACCGGAGACCTTTGATGCCTTCATCTGCTATTGTCAGAGTGACTTCCAGTTTGTGCATGAGATGATCAAACAGTTGGAACAGACGGAATACAACCTGAAGCTGTGTGTCTTTGACCGAGACGTCCTTCCTGGCACGTGTGTGTGGACCATCACAAGTGAGCTCATAGAGAAAAGGCAAGTTGGTTTGGGGTTATTTATCATCCAATGTTTTTTTACATCATCACTTAAAgttaatctgtaaaaaaaatacaataataatattattttaaaaatcagcTTTTGGTATTGGCCAGCagaattttattatatatgtgcattcccaattgttattattatatgcatatttaatacatttataaattctTGTTGAATTGTTTCAAATCTTTAAAGGTCATTTTTCTGCCCTTTAGGTGCAAGAGGATGGTGGTGGTTATTTCTGATGACTATCTGGACAGTGATGCATGTGACTTTCAGACCAAGTTCGCACTCAGCCTTTGCCCAAGTACAGAATTTTTCTTAATACTTATTTGAGTtgatttgccatttttattattagcttATTAGGGTCAAAGCACTATTCCAGGGCCCTATTGATTTTTTGTCAAGTTTTGTCAACTTAACATGCTTAAACCATAAATTTGAAACAGCCATAAACATTTCCTACATACATGCACAAAACTCATTTTTGATTTAGTGTAAAGTGCATGCAGTGCATTTTTAATTCCATTCCCTAACACATTGGGATTGTCATCCATTTCATCCAAAGTAATACCAAGACACTTGGATATAACCAAGCTAATTTTATACATTGTTCCAAAGcagatttacataaaattatGTTAAAGTTTATGATAGGTTTACACACACTTTCAAGCCAAATACACACGACCAGCAAACAAAATCTGTACATGAAACTCCCAATCACACAGAATCCTTTTGGAATGACTgaaatataatgtacattttaatatgatgTAAACAatcaatgtataaaataatatatacagtatatatcgcTTTAAGTGAGTATATGGGTCGAAAGTTGAAAATGCTTATACAGTATATCCAACTTTATATACAAAGATAGGCGATAATATAGTTTACTTTTGGTGATGATTAAACAGTTATTAAGAATTGTTGTATAGTATATATCAGCACTGAACAATTATATAGTTTTTTCCATGGCAAAGCAATACGTTTTGATGATTACAGTCACATTACTATTGTGGGTAACTGTCATAGCGCCACCAAGCAGCAGGAAGTATGTCTCTTCTCAAATTTACCTGCTTAAAAGCACATCCATTGTTTGTCCTATCTGCGCTAAACTGCTGAAGTATGCATTTCATGTCCTTAAATCTGAAGGATAATGCTGCTATAAAGGCAGCACAGAAACTCTTGTAACATTTTGACTTTTGTCTCTGCTGCAGATACTCAGTCTAAACGTCTAATCCCGGTTGTCTACAAATCCATGGTG is part of the Carassius gibelio isolate Cgi1373 ecotype wild population from Czech Republic chromosome B24, carGib1.2-hapl.c, whole genome shotgun sequence genome and encodes:
- the LOC128013035 gene encoding myeloid differentiation primary response protein MyD88; the protein is MASKSSIDHELIPMSALNCSFRKKLGLYLNPTNAVAADWRTVAEMMDFTYLEIKNFEKTEYPFEKVLTEWETRPEATVANLLSILEKAERKDVISDLREIIDDDCRKYLERQQRKPVQVPVVDSCGPRTREREGITLYDDPQGLTPETFDAFICYCQSDFQFVHEMIKQLEQTEYNLKLCVFDRDVLPGTCVWTITSELIEKRCKRMVVVISDDYLDSDACDFQTKFALSLCPNTQSKRLIPVVYKSMVKPFPNILRFLTICDYTRPHTQRWFWIRLAKALSLP